One segment of Zhihengliuella halotolerans DNA contains the following:
- a CDS encoding Rv3654c family TadE-like protein, giving the protein MGAECYRGAGDRGAGSVLMLGLFAAVLLVAAAVLTLGYAAVHAARATTAADLAALAAADTARGLASGRPCEVAADAAARNGARVSSCALGDAEGTVVDVSVVVPLGAGLGLLETAGLEARASARAGPPPAPWR; this is encoded by the coding sequence GTGGGGGCTGAATGCTACCGCGGCGCCGGGGACCGCGGCGCTGGGAGCGTGCTCATGCTCGGTCTCTTCGCCGCGGTGCTCCTCGTCGCGGCGGCAGTGCTCACGCTCGGCTACGCGGCGGTGCACGCCGCGCGGGCAACCACCGCGGCCGATCTGGCGGCGCTCGCAGCCGCTGACACGGCCCGCGGGCTCGCTTCCGGTCGGCCGTGCGAGGTGGCCGCGGACGCCGCTGCCCGCAACGGTGCGCGGGTGAGCTCGTGCGCGCTCGGCGATGCGGAGGGGACCGTCGTCGACGTCTCCGTGGTCGTGCCGCTCGGGGCCGGACTCGGGTTGCTCGAAACTGCGGGCCTCGAGGCACGGGCCTCGGCGAGGGCCGGCCCGCCGCCGGCGCCGTGGCGGTAG
- a CDS encoding winged helix-turn-helix domain-containing protein codes for MPRIRTDNPVVINDPQAIRALAHEARLEALEELFASQSSRTATELASRCKLTPSAMSYHLRALEKYGYVERAASEGDARERRWKAAGDRLIVESFNQTPSAKSAFLNVQLGAFRERLAAEIARREAEAKSGIEPPADRAPVLTTGMVFLNDEKRQEFMTRVYDLMKEYEEMAGPEERSVDAKRVYYMLSILPEFDEVEATSGEQPWTRPGLPKR; via the coding sequence GTGCCTCGCATTAGGACTGACAACCCGGTCGTCATCAACGACCCGCAGGCGATCCGAGCCCTCGCGCACGAGGCGCGGCTCGAGGCGTTGGAGGAGCTCTTCGCGTCGCAGTCCAGCCGCACGGCCACGGAGCTGGCCTCGCGCTGCAAGCTGACGCCGAGCGCGATGAGCTACCACTTGCGCGCACTGGAGAAGTACGGCTACGTGGAACGTGCCGCCAGCGAGGGCGACGCGCGCGAGCGACGCTGGAAAGCGGCCGGTGACCGTCTGATCGTCGAGTCGTTCAACCAGACTCCATCCGCCAAGAGCGCCTTCCTTAACGTCCAGCTGGGCGCCTTCCGCGAGCGGCTCGCCGCCGAGATCGCCCGGCGCGAGGCCGAAGCGAAGTCCGGGATCGAGCCGCCCGCGGACCGCGCCCCCGTCCTGACCACCGGCATGGTCTTCCTCAACGACGAGAAGCGCCAGGAGTTCATGACGCGCGTCTACGACCTGATGAAGGAATACGAGGAGATGGCCGGCCCCGAGGAACGAAGCGTGGACGCCAAACGTGTGTACTACATGCTCTCCATCCTGCCGGAGTTCGACGAGGTGGAAGCGACCTCCGGAGAGCAGCCGTGGACGCGGCCCGGCTTGCCGAAGAGGTAG
- a CDS encoding DUF4244 domain-containing protein yields MKQNRIPAEAAPVVPDNVVALADHRPPQDGAENDAERWRERLAAEAGIATAEFAIVTFAAVAFAGLLVAILSSGDVSEMLMALVRKALQA; encoded by the coding sequence ATGAAACAGAATCGAATCCCGGCTGAAGCCGCCCCCGTGGTCCCGGACAACGTCGTCGCGTTGGCCGATCATCGGCCCCCGCAGGACGGAGCCGAGAACGACGCCGAGCGGTGGCGTGAGCGGCTGGCAGCCGAGGCGGGCATCGCGACCGCGGAGTTCGCGATCGTGACCTTCGCGGCGGTGGCGTTCGCCGGGCTGCTGGTCGCCATCCTCTCCAGCGGCGACGTCAGCGAGATGCTGATGGCCCTGGTTCGCAAGGCCCTGCAGGCCTGA
- a CDS encoding rhodanese-related sulfurtransferase → MALNRIVLFYAFAPLPDPEAVRLWQRSLLEQHGLRGRIIVSEHGINGTAGGEIRAVKAYVKATREYPAFKKMDIKWSEGSAEDFPRISVKARAEIVSFGAPDELEVDADGVVGGGTHLRPEEVHELVEAKRASGEEVVFFDGRNAFEAQIGKFKNAVVPDVESTHDFIAELDSGKYDDLKDKPIVTYCTGGIRCEVLSSLMVKRGFREVYQLAGGIVRYGEKYGDAGLWEGSLYVFDKRMHLEFTPDAVTIGQCVGCHAPTNKFENCSNPSCRNLRLFCPTCAADDALRLCTGCAPAALEARA, encoded by the coding sequence GTGGCTTTGAACCGAATCGTCCTTTTCTACGCGTTTGCCCCTCTGCCGGACCCGGAGGCGGTCCGCCTGTGGCAGCGCTCGCTGCTCGAACAACACGGGCTCCGCGGGCGCATCATCGTCTCCGAGCACGGCATCAACGGGACCGCCGGCGGCGAGATCCGGGCGGTGAAGGCCTACGTGAAGGCGACCCGCGAATACCCGGCGTTCAAGAAGATGGACATCAAGTGGTCCGAGGGCTCCGCTGAGGATTTCCCGCGCATCTCCGTGAAGGCCCGCGCCGAGATCGTCTCCTTCGGCGCCCCCGACGAGCTCGAAGTCGACGCCGACGGCGTGGTCGGCGGCGGCACGCACCTGCGCCCGGAGGAAGTGCACGAACTGGTCGAGGCGAAGCGGGCCTCCGGCGAGGAGGTCGTCTTCTTCGACGGCCGCAACGCATTCGAGGCCCAGATCGGCAAATTCAAGAACGCCGTCGTGCCCGACGTCGAGTCCACTCACGACTTCATCGCGGAACTCGACTCCGGCAAGTACGACGATCTCAAGGACAAGCCGATCGTCACCTACTGCACCGGAGGCATCCGCTGCGAGGTGCTCTCCTCGCTCATGGTCAAGCGCGGCTTCCGCGAGGTCTACCAGCTGGCGGGCGGGATCGTGCGCTACGGCGAGAAGTACGGCGACGCCGGGCTCTGGGAGGGTTCGCTCTACGTCTTCGACAAGCGCATGCACCTGGAATTCACGCCCGATGCCGTCACGATCGGGCAGTGCGTCGGCTGCCACGCGCCGACGAACAAGTTCGAGAACTGCTCCAACCCGTCCTGCCGGAACCTGCGCCTCTTCTGCCCGACGTGCGCCGCCGACGACGCGCTGCGGCTGTGCACCGGTTGCGCCCCGGCAGCGCTCGAGGCCCGCGCGTGA
- a CDS encoding DUF7059 domain-containing protein, which translates to MSAVAPDAPVSDDQARLDALAADLREARYYFDDVTSLLGAEAHGALGRDQTVPARIALAAVRASGAEGHERSLAVVVDLFLIGEAVPSEDVDAALPRTGAAGLAALGLADLPGGSAIARVDLRPHASDADAELWVASDLGSHRRTGVLRADHVLGIGQASLTLAQTTIRRPAARALDLGTGCGIQTFHLLAHAEHVTATDVSERALAFTRFNLLLNHAALGIDPANLGGRVDLRRGSLLEPVASERFDLIVSNPPFVITPRAPGEGERFTYRDGGLAGDRLVADLVSGLPGLLTPGGSAQLLANWEIRAEDEQWFDRPAAWLGRAAAADVDAEAWFIQRDVESPLQYAEVWLRDAAESRDPEHYRRRYADYLADFASRDVESIGFGMVWLRRPAGHDDGADVAARPVGRRFESIEHPIEQPLGPHLASAIAAADSLAAAGALGGTEDEADEALGRLHVVVADDVTEERHQRPGAEHPGVILLRQGAGLRRTSLLSTAEAGLVSACDGELSIGQIVSAIAALLGEDDPELEPTLLAGARRLILEGFLTQTVQRR; encoded by the coding sequence GTGAGCGCCGTCGCGCCCGACGCCCCCGTCAGCGACGACCAGGCGCGTCTCGACGCGCTCGCCGCCGACCTGCGCGAGGCACGCTACTACTTCGACGACGTCACCTCCCTGCTGGGCGCGGAAGCGCATGGTGCGCTGGGCCGGGACCAGACGGTTCCGGCGCGGATCGCACTCGCCGCCGTCCGAGCCTCCGGCGCCGAGGGGCACGAGCGGTCGCTGGCCGTCGTCGTCGACCTGTTCCTGATCGGCGAGGCCGTGCCGTCCGAGGACGTCGACGCCGCCCTGCCGCGCACTGGTGCTGCGGGTCTGGCCGCGCTGGGATTGGCCGATCTGCCCGGGGGCAGCGCGATCGCCCGGGTCGACCTGCGCCCGCACGCCTCCGACGCCGACGCGGAGCTCTGGGTCGCCTCCGACCTCGGCTCGCACCGCCGTACCGGGGTGCTGCGCGCCGACCACGTCCTGGGCATCGGGCAGGCGTCGCTGACGCTCGCGCAGACCACGATCCGCCGGCCCGCGGCGCGCGCACTCGACCTCGGCACCGGCTGCGGCATCCAGACGTTCCACCTGCTCGCCCACGCCGAGCACGTCACGGCCACCGATGTCTCCGAACGGGCGCTGGCGTTCACCCGGTTCAACCTGCTGCTCAATCACGCCGCGCTCGGCATCGACCCGGCGAACCTCGGCGGGCGCGTCGATCTGCGCCGCGGCAGCCTGCTGGAGCCCGTCGCGTCCGAGCGGTTCGACCTGATCGTCTCCAACCCGCCATTCGTGATCACCCCGCGCGCACCGGGGGAGGGGGAGCGGTTCACGTACCGCGACGGCGGCCTCGCCGGCGACCGCCTCGTCGCCGACCTCGTCAGCGGGCTGCCGGGCCTGCTGACCCCGGGCGGCTCCGCCCAGCTGCTCGCGAACTGGGAGATCCGCGCGGAGGACGAGCAGTGGTTCGACCGCCCGGCGGCCTGGCTCGGGCGGGCAGCCGCGGCCGACGTCGACGCCGAGGCCTGGTTCATCCAGCGGGACGTGGAGTCGCCGCTGCAGTACGCCGAGGTCTGGCTGCGCGACGCAGCCGAGTCCCGCGATCCGGAGCACTACCGGCGCCGCTACGCCGACTACCTCGCCGACTTCGCCTCGCGCGACGTCGAGAGCATCGGCTTCGGCATGGTCTGGCTGCGCCGGCCTGCCGGGCACGACGACGGCGCCGACGTCGCGGCCCGCCCGGTGGGGCGCCGGTTCGAGAGTATCGAGCACCCGATCGAGCAGCCGCTCGGCCCGCACCTGGCGTCCGCGATCGCTGCGGCCGACTCACTGGCCGCAGCGGGCGCGCTGGGCGGAACCGAAGACGAGGCGGACGAGGCGCTCGGCCGGCTGCACGTGGTCGTCGCCGACGACGTGACCGAGGAGCGCCACCAGCGCCCCGGCGCCGAGCACCCGGGCGTGATCCTGTTGCGTCAGGGTGCCGGTCTGCGCCGGACGTCCCTGCTGAGCACGGCGGAGGCGGGGCTCGTCTCGGCGTGCGACGGCGAACTGAGCATCGGGCAGATCGTCTCGGCCATCGCCGCGCTGCTCGGTGAGGACGACCCGGAGCTGGAACCGACGCTGCTCGCCGGCGCGCGGCGACTTATTCTCGAAGGTTTTCTCACTCAAACTGTCCAGAGACGCTAA
- a CDS encoding type II secretion system F family protein — protein MSALAIAAATLAAAAAAWILGTHGPSRNASVSRERPRVLAPGRRTLARWRETVRPEPADIEEHARALRQLAALFDTGRTPERTWHQLGRAWAGTGMRTVWQENAGESAETGSRAARDIRAAAIAAQTSHGVGQRTSAGLALHAEHSDFGWVWERVVWCLELSERTGAPLAGLLERVAEQLEAEQDLGRARATALAGPRTTNRMLALLPAFGLALAILLGADPVAVLTGHPAGQAALVAGVGLWAGHWWWTRRLLRAAAGQERP, from the coding sequence GTGAGCGCACTTGCCATCGCCGCCGCGACGCTCGCGGCCGCCGCGGCCGCCTGGATCCTCGGCACTCACGGGCCCTCGCGGAATGCCTCCGTGTCGCGGGAACGGCCGCGCGTGCTGGCCCCCGGCCGGCGCACCCTGGCGCGGTGGCGGGAGACGGTACGGCCGGAGCCGGCCGACATCGAGGAGCACGCGCGGGCGCTGCGCCAACTGGCCGCCCTCTTCGACACCGGGCGCACCCCCGAGCGGACCTGGCACCAGCTCGGCCGCGCGTGGGCCGGCACCGGCATGCGAACGGTCTGGCAGGAGAACGCCGGTGAATCAGCTGAGACCGGATCGCGGGCCGCGCGCGACATTCGCGCCGCCGCCATCGCCGCGCAGACCTCCCACGGGGTCGGCCAGCGCACGTCAGCCGGGTTGGCGCTGCACGCTGAACACTCCGACTTCGGCTGGGTCTGGGAACGCGTGGTCTGGTGCCTCGAACTCTCGGAGCGCACCGGCGCCCCGCTGGCGGGCCTCCTCGAACGGGTCGCCGAGCAGCTCGAGGCCGAGCAGGACCTCGGACGAGCCCGGGCGACGGCGCTCGCCGGACCCCGCACGACGAACCGGATGCTCGCCCTGCTCCCCGCCTTCGGGCTGGCCCTGGCGATCCTGCTCGGCGCCGACCCCGTCGCCGTGCTGACTGGGCACCCGGCCGGACAGGCCGCGCTCGTCGCCGGCGTGGGGCTGTGGGCCGGACACTGGTGGTGGACGCGCCGGCTGTTGCGGGCCGCCGCCGGTCAGGAGCGCCCGTGA
- a CDS encoding TadE family type IV pilus minor pilin, producing the protein MSGRCPGGSDTGSSTAEVAVLLPTLAVLLAFALGAGGLGITQIQLEEGARAAARELARGESAPSASAAARRHAGGQARITVEPGGEYSRVSIARDVRIPLIGSHVVTLSADAEARTEAARGG; encoded by the coding sequence TTGAGCGGACGGTGCCCCGGCGGGTCCGACACCGGCAGCAGCACGGCGGAGGTCGCGGTGCTGCTGCCGACCCTCGCGGTGCTGCTCGCCTTCGCACTCGGCGCCGGCGGGCTCGGGATCACCCAGATCCAGCTCGAGGAGGGAGCCCGGGCAGCGGCCCGCGAGCTGGCCCGTGGCGAGTCGGCGCCGTCCGCGTCCGCGGCCGCGCGCCGCCATGCCGGCGGCCAAGCCCGCATCACCGTGGAGCCCGGGGGCGAGTATTCGCGGGTCTCGATCGCCCGCGACGTGCGGATCCCGCTAATCGGCAGCCACGTCGTGACACTCAGCGCGGACGCCGAGGCCAGGACGGAGGCCGCCCGTGGGGGCTGA
- a CDS encoding TadA family conjugal transfer-associated ATPase, protein MNRRVDERLLETVRLRAIEQGGRVSGADVAEAVRASGLVVGSGTATHVIRMLQEELTGLGPLQSLADADGVSDVLVDGDGAVWVEADGVLSRAEYTFASAEDVHRLAVRLLGSGGQRLDEAEPFGDVGDYRVHAVLPPVAARGPVLSIRVRRRRRLGLEEVLGAGSGWFDLLRTVVDSRRNFLVSGGTGSGKTTLLAAMLGQAGEAERLVVCEDARELEPEHPHVISLQCRNGNVEGAGRVGLADLVRQSLRMRPDRLIVGECRGAEIRDFLAAMNTGHDGAGGTLHASSCEAVPARLCAMGALAGMSGDATALQAAGAIDFLIQMRRPGRGAARRGPQTLAVLELEPNGAGHRMATRIVAHDDGTGPRFEPSAAAHVAALVAAGMPEAVVRWAQDGGPA, encoded by the coding sequence ATGAACCGCCGGGTGGACGAGCGCCTGCTCGAGACGGTGCGACTGCGCGCGATCGAGCAGGGCGGACGCGTCAGCGGCGCGGACGTCGCGGAGGCCGTGCGGGCCTCCGGCCTCGTCGTCGGCAGCGGCACCGCGACCCACGTCATCCGGATGCTGCAGGAGGAACTCACCGGACTCGGGCCGTTGCAGAGCCTGGCCGACGCTGACGGGGTCAGCGACGTGCTCGTCGACGGTGATGGCGCCGTCTGGGTCGAGGCCGACGGCGTGCTCTCCCGGGCCGAGTACACGTTCGCCTCGGCCGAGGACGTGCACCGGCTGGCCGTGCGGCTGCTGGGCAGCGGCGGGCAGCGGCTCGACGAGGCCGAGCCGTTCGGCGACGTCGGCGACTACCGCGTGCACGCGGTCTTGCCGCCGGTCGCAGCGCGCGGACCGGTGCTCTCCATCCGGGTCCGGCGCCGCCGGCGGCTCGGGCTCGAGGAGGTCCTCGGCGCCGGCAGCGGATGGTTCGACCTGCTGCGCACAGTGGTCGACAGCCGCCGCAATTTCCTCGTCAGCGGCGGGACGGGCAGCGGGAAGACCACGCTGCTCGCCGCCATGCTCGGGCAGGCCGGAGAGGCAGAGCGCCTCGTCGTCTGCGAGGATGCGCGCGAACTCGAACCCGAGCACCCGCACGTGATCAGCCTGCAGTGCCGCAACGGCAACGTCGAAGGGGCCGGCAGGGTCGGGCTCGCCGACCTCGTCCGCCAATCCCTGCGCATGCGACCGGACCGGCTGATCGTCGGCGAGTGCCGAGGCGCCGAGATCCGCGACTTCCTCGCCGCGATGAACACGGGCCACGACGGAGCCGGCGGGACCCTGCACGCGAGCTCGTGCGAGGCCGTGCCGGCCCGCTTGTGCGCGATGGGCGCCCTGGCCGGGATGAGCGGAGACGCCACGGCCCTGCAGGCGGCCGGAGCGATCGACTTTCTGATCCAGATGCGCCGACCGGGACGCGGCGCCGCGCGCCGCGGGCCCCAGACGCTCGCCGTGCTCGAGCTGGAACCGAACGGCGCGGGACACCGGATGGCCACCCGCATTGTGGCGCACGACGATGGCACCGGACCGCGCTTCGAGCCCTCTGCCGCCGCGCACGTCGCGGCGCTGGTTGCCGCGGGGATGCCCGAAGCCGTCGTCCGCTGGGCCCAGGACGGTGGGCCGGCGTGA
- a CDS encoding DEAD/DEAH box helicase, protein MIPLLGHGKAPESLQHTRILEAADAVHAPWPAWTHPDLVSAYERLGIREPWLHQVQAAMAAEAGEHVILATGTASGKSLAYQLPAVNRILTAGEASPNGDGAVVLYLAPTKALAADQLEAVTSLRLPAVRASTYDGDTEQTERRWIREHANFVLANPDMLHYGILPNHAWWSRFFKRLAFVVIDEAHSYRGVFGSHVANLLRRLRRVCEHYGADPAFIGASATSADPDESFSRLIGSDATAVTHDFSPRGAKTVALWEPPLTDKFGENGAPRRRTSIAETSDLMANLICEQVRTISFIKSRRGAETISSITQSMLDEVDPGLRGRVAAYRSGYLPAERRELERRLRAGELLGIASTPALELGIDVSGLDAVLVAGWPGTRASFFQQIGRAGRAGQDALAVFVASDDPLDTYLVHHPEAIFDTPVEATVFDPLNPYVLGPHLCAAAAEQPLRPEDVALFGPTAQKLLDQLVERGYLRRRPSGWYWTHPESAAAMVNLRADGGGPVSIIDFETGALLGSMDSPQTHYQAHPDAVYVHQGASYVVEELNEQDHCILVRRANPNYYTQARDLTTVEVLEETLTRDWGSVRVHFGDVRVTTQVVGFQRKSISSNEILGEEPLDLEPRDLHTKAVWFTISEADMLSAGLVAGDIPGALHAAEHAAIGLLPLVASSDRWDIGGVSTAIHADTESPTIFVYDGHPGGAGFVERGYRKAADWLTATLEAIRSCECESGCPSCVQSPKCGNRNNPLSKAGAERLLERLLRDAG, encoded by the coding sequence CTGATCCCGCTCCTCGGGCACGGGAAGGCCCCGGAGTCGCTGCAGCACACCCGGATCCTCGAGGCCGCCGATGCCGTGCACGCGCCGTGGCCGGCCTGGACCCACCCCGATCTCGTCTCGGCCTACGAACGCCTCGGCATCCGCGAGCCGTGGCTGCACCAGGTTCAGGCGGCGATGGCCGCCGAAGCCGGAGAGCACGTGATCCTCGCGACGGGGACCGCCTCCGGCAAGTCGCTGGCCTACCAGCTGCCCGCCGTCAACCGGATCCTCACCGCCGGCGAGGCGAGCCCGAACGGAGACGGCGCCGTCGTGCTCTACCTGGCGCCCACGAAGGCGCTCGCCGCGGACCAGCTGGAGGCCGTCACGTCACTGCGACTGCCGGCGGTGCGCGCGTCGACCTACGACGGCGACACCGAACAGACCGAGCGCCGCTGGATCCGGGAGCACGCGAACTTCGTGCTGGCCAACCCGGACATGCTGCACTACGGGATCCTGCCCAACCACGCATGGTGGTCGCGGTTCTTCAAGCGGCTCGCGTTCGTCGTCATCGACGAGGCCCACAGCTACCGCGGCGTCTTCGGTTCCCACGTGGCGAACCTGCTGCGGAGGCTGCGGCGGGTGTGCGAACACTACGGCGCGGACCCCGCCTTCATCGGCGCTTCGGCGACGAGCGCGGATCCCGACGAGTCCTTCAGCCGCCTCATCGGGTCGGACGCGACCGCCGTGACGCACGACTTCTCCCCGCGCGGCGCGAAGACCGTCGCCCTCTGGGAGCCGCCGCTGACCGACAAATTCGGCGAGAACGGCGCTCCGCGGCGACGCACCTCGATCGCCGAGACGAGCGACCTCATGGCGAACCTGATCTGCGAGCAGGTGCGCACGATCTCGTTCATCAAGTCGCGCCGCGGCGCCGAGACGATCTCCTCCATCACGCAGTCGATGCTCGACGAGGTGGACCCCGGCCTGCGCGGTCGGGTTGCCGCCTACCGCTCCGGCTATCTGCCCGCGGAGCGCCGGGAGCTCGAGCGCCGCCTGCGCGCCGGGGAGCTGCTCGGCATCGCCTCCACTCCGGCCCTCGAACTCGGCATCGACGTCTCCGGCCTGGACGCGGTACTCGTGGCCGGCTGGCCGGGGACGCGGGCCTCGTTCTTTCAGCAGATCGGCCGCGCGGGACGGGCCGGCCAGGACGCCCTCGCGGTGTTCGTCGCGAGCGACGACCCGCTCGACACCTACCTCGTGCACCACCCGGAGGCGATCTTCGATACGCCGGTCGAGGCGACCGTCTTCGACCCGCTGAACCCCTACGTGCTGGGACCGCATCTGTGCGCGGCCGCCGCGGAGCAGCCGCTGCGGCCCGAGGACGTCGCGCTCTTCGGGCCGACCGCCCAGAAGCTGCTGGACCAGCTCGTCGAGCGCGGCTACCTCCGCCGTCGACCCTCGGGCTGGTATTGGACGCACCCGGAGTCGGCCGCGGCGATGGTGAACCTGCGCGCCGACGGCGGCGGGCCCGTGAGCATCATCGACTTCGAGACCGGAGCCCTGCTCGGGAGCATGGACTCGCCGCAGACCCACTACCAGGCGCACCCCGATGCCGTGTACGTTCACCAGGGCGCCAGCTACGTCGTCGAGGAGCTCAACGAGCAGGACCACTGCATCCTCGTCCGGCGGGCGAACCCGAACTACTACACGCAGGCGCGGGACCTCACGACGGTGGAGGTCCTCGAGGAGACGCTCACCCGCGACTGGGGCAGCGTGCGGGTGCACTTCGGCGACGTGCGGGTGACGACCCAGGTCGTCGGATTCCAGCGGAAATCCATCTCCAGCAACGAGATTCTCGGTGAGGAACCGCTCGATCTCGAGCCGCGGGACCTGCACACCAAGGCGGTCTGGTTCACGATCTCGGAAGCCGACATGCTCTCCGCGGGGCTCGTCGCGGGCGACATCCCGGGCGCCCTACACGCCGCCGAGCACGCGGCGATCGGGCTGCTACCGCTCGTCGCGTCGAGCGACCGCTGGGACATCGGCGGCGTCTCGACCGCGATCCACGCCGACACGGAATCGCCCACGATCTTCGTCTACGACGGCCACCCCGGCGGGGCCGGTTTCGTCGAGCGCGGCTACCGGAAGGCGGCTGACTGGCTGACGGCGACACTCGAGGCGATCCGCTCCTGCGAGTGCGAGTCGGGCTGCCCGTCATGCGTTCAGTCACCGAAGTGCGGGAACAGGAACAACCCGCTCTCCAAGGCCGGGGCCGAGCGGCTGCTCGAACGCCTGCTGCGCGACGCGGGCTGA
- a CDS encoding GNAT family N-acetyltransferase, with translation MGSFASDELIGTWVTGWSSGRGYENRHEGRVHAALRHDTIGDWEYVVCEPTNEELVAIAGTLSKHPARRLTAFVNDPVAFVEAARTAGLALQQTDEVLMVTAMDEQDVEDPRSPDGFVIQTERDGTNAYVSVHLEEDPSIVVASGHVAVVDDYAVFDRIITSPDFRRRGLGSLVMRALAALALEHAVSEGLLIATVDGQELYKYLGWTTLGNVVTVEAAQN, from the coding sequence ATGGGATCCTTCGCAAGCGATGAACTGATCGGAACTTGGGTCACCGGCTGGTCCTCCGGCCGTGGCTACGAGAACCGGCATGAAGGCCGCGTCCATGCTGCCCTGCGCCACGACACCATCGGCGACTGGGAGTACGTCGTCTGCGAGCCGACGAACGAGGAGCTCGTCGCGATCGCCGGCACCCTGTCGAAGCACCCGGCCCGCCGGCTCACCGCCTTCGTGAACGACCCGGTCGCGTTCGTCGAGGCCGCCCGGACCGCCGGCCTCGCCCTCCAGCAGACCGACGAGGTCCTGATGGTCACCGCCATGGACGAGCAGGACGTCGAGGACCCGCGCAGCCCGGACGGCTTCGTGATCCAGACGGAGCGCGACGGCACGAACGCCTATGTCTCAGTCCACCTCGAGGAGGACCCGAGCATCGTCGTCGCCAGCGGCCACGTCGCCGTCGTCGACGACTACGCCGTCTTCGACCGCATCATCACCTCCCCCGACTTCCGCCGCCGCGGACTCGGCTCCCTCGTCATGCGGGCGCTGGCGGCGCTCGCGCTCGAGCACGCCGTCTCCGAGGGCCTGCTCATCGCGACCGTCGACGGCCAGGAACTCTACAAGTATCTGGGCTGGACGACGCTCGGAAACGTGGTCACGGTGGAGGCCGCGCAGAACTGA
- a CDS encoding type II secretion system F family protein: MTGAFLAGVLAAAALWVFLPSGPRGNAGLRRSEGASGPAASRAGPRRESADVALLLELSASLLAAGQPVPGVLTHLAETVPGCADLRRVARALELSVPWERAWEGAPVPFRPLAQALGFTHRSGAAAATLLRTTAAEQRRSAVRRAEKEAAALAVRLVVPLGVCALPAFVCIGIVPLVVSLLPDM, encoded by the coding sequence GTGACGGGGGCGTTCCTGGCAGGCGTGCTCGCCGCCGCGGCCCTCTGGGTCTTCCTGCCGTCCGGGCCGCGCGGCAACGCCGGACTCCGCCGGTCCGAGGGAGCGAGCGGCCCCGCCGCCTCGCGGGCCGGACCGCGGCGGGAATCGGCCGACGTCGCGCTCCTGCTCGAACTCAGCGCGAGCCTGCTCGCGGCAGGACAGCCGGTCCCGGGGGTGCTGACACACCTGGCCGAGACGGTCCCGGGCTGCGCGGACCTACGCCGCGTCGCTCGGGCGCTCGAGCTCTCGGTCCCCTGGGAACGAGCGTGGGAGGGTGCCCCCGTGCCCTTCCGGCCGCTGGCCCAGGCGCTCGGCTTCACTCACCGGTCCGGGGCAGCCGCGGCGACCCTGTTGCGCACCACCGCCGCCGAGCAGCGGCGCAGCGCGGTGCGCCGGGCCGAGAAGGAGGCCGCCGCGCTCGCCGTGCGGCTCGTCGTACCACTGGGGGTGTGCGCATTGCCGGCGTTCGTCTGCATCGGGATCGTGCCGCTCGTCGTGTCCCTGCTGCCGGACATGTAG